A part of Cataglyphis hispanica isolate Lineage 1 chromosome 7, ULB_Chis1_1.0, whole genome shotgun sequence genomic DNA contains:
- the LOC126850923 gene encoding cyclin-K: protein MPCWYYEKKELRNTPSIQDGIDYETECRYRKEGARFIIDTGTKMDLGYNTMATGVVYFHRFYMFHSFKNFPRYVTACCCLLLAGKVEETPKKCKDIIRTAKTLVSEQKFMTFGEDPKEEVLTLERILLQTIKFDLQVEHPYSYLLKYAKCLKGDKNKLQKMVQMAWTFVNDSLCTTLSLQWEPEIIAVALMYLAGKLSKFEVVDWVGRQPKHLRWWDMFVEDVTMDLLEDICHQVLDLYSQANNTKPPDSPPMIPSSEVCRERPVATTTIESASNTPNVTPGKSSKIETPVVSANGCPTTDIVDTIKPIDTSTAHFPTYPTNFAPSNNTNYPPAFPPANVSVPPPPVNTMNHIVPTMHHIGSSAPIRPTPPPAPATNQTFQPYSYPTNASYFPANNPIPPTAPPRSYYPPQP from the exons ATGCCGTGCTGGTACTATGAAAAGAAGGAGCTACGCAATACACCGTCTATTCAGGATGGTATCGATTACGAGACGGAATGTAGATATCGAAAAGAAGGTGCACGTTTTATAATCGACACTGGTACAAAGATGGATTTAGGTTATAATACAATGGCAACGGGTGTCGTTTATTTCCATCGATTCTACATGtttcattcatttaaaaattttccacgATAT GTAACAGCTTGTTGCTGTTTACTCTTAGCTGGCAAAGTTGAAGAGACTCCAAAAAAATGTAAGGATATTATACGGACGGCTAAGACTTTAGTGTCCGAACAAAAGTTTATGACATTTGGAGAAGATCCTAAA GAAGAAGTCTTAACTTTAGAAAGAATTTTGTTGCaaactattaaatttgatCTGCAAGTTGAACACCCATATagctatttattgaaatatgccAAGTGTCTTAAAG GTGATAAAAACAAACTGCAAAAGATGGTTCAAATGGCTTGGACATTTGTTAATGAtag TTTATGTACCACTCTGTCGCTACAATGGGAACCAGAAATAATAGCTGTTGCTCTAATGTACTTGGCAGGAAAGCTAAGTAAGTTTGAGGTAGTAGACTGGGTTGGAAGACAACCAAAGCATTTACGCTGGTGGGATATGTTCGTTGAAGATGTAACTATGGATCTTTTGGaag ATATTTGCCATCAAGTTTTGGATTTATATTCACAAGCTAATAACACAAAACCGCCAGATTCGCCACCCATGATACCATCTAGCGAGGTGTGTCGAGAACGACCTGTTGCTACTACTACTATAGAATCTGCATCTAATACACCCAATG TGACGCCTGGAAAATCTTCTAAGATAGAAACACCAGTGGTTTCTGCAAACGGATGTCCAACCACAGATATCGTGGATACGATAAAACCAATAGATACTTCAACAGCACATTTTCCTACATATCCAACGAATTTCGCACCATCTAATAATACAAACTATCCGCCGGCATTTCCACCTGCAAACGTTTCAGTTCCACCTCCTCCTGTGAATACGATGAATCATATTGTACCAACAATGCATCATATTGGATCCTCCGCTCCCATTCGTCCTACTCCACCACCTGCACCAGCTACTAATCAAACTTTTCAACCATATTCCTATCCAACAAACGCGTCATATTTTCCAGCAAATAATCCAATTCCACCTACCGCACCACCACGCAGCTATTATCCACCACAGCCATAA